The sequence below is a genomic window from Thermus hydrothermalis.
TTCGCCCCCGAAAGGCTTTCCAGAACCCAAGCCAACAGGGGCTTTCCCCGGTAGGGGAAAAGGGCCTTGTCTTCCCCAAAGCGCCTAGACCTTCCCCCGGCAAGGACCGCCCCGCTGTACACGCCCCCAGTTTACCGCCCCCCACCGCCCCTAAAGCCTTGCCGCAAGCCCCTTTGCCAGAAGGGGCGCATACAGAAAGCCCGTGGAGCCAAAGCCCGTGAGGGCATACCCTCCCTCCACGGGAAAGAGGTAAGGAAGACCCTCCCCTGGCCCAGAAAGACGGAAGCGCACCCCCCGCCAGGCGGAGGCCACCTGGGGCCGGTAGCCCACCAGGGCCTCCGCCCCTTCCAAGAGCCACGCCACCTCCCCCTCCGTGGGGGGCGGAGGGTCTGGACCTTCCCCCTCGGGCAGGTAGCTTCCCCCAAGGGCGCTTCCCGCCAGATAGACCCGGTAGCTTAGGGCCCGGGGGAAGTAGTCCAAAAGGGTGAGCACCAGGCCCGGGATGTGCCGGCCCAGGAGGCCAAGGAGGTGCGCCCCCCGCCCACCCCCGGCGTAGACCAAGATCTCACCCCGCACCTTCTCCCCGCCTTCCAAGCGTAGGTAAGGGGGCTCCCAGGCCAAAACCCGCCCCTTTAGGAGGGGCACCCCCTGGGCCAAGCGTTCCAAGAGGGGCCTGGGCTCCAGCCAAAAGGCCTCTTCCAGCACCACGCCCCCGCCCTCCCAGCGGTGCCTAAGCCCCCCAAGCCGCTCCGCCACCCTATCCCGGTCCTTCTCGGGCACGGGGCGGTAAACGCCGAGGTGAAGGGGAGCAAAGCGGCCGTAGAAGGCGAGGGCTGCTTCCAAGGCCCTCTCCCCCTCTTCCGCCAAGGTGAAGCGCCGCCCCCTTAGGGGGTTCACCAGGGCCACAGGGGGGCGGCTCGCCTCCCCTAGGGCCTCCGCCACCACCAGCACGGAACGCCCCGCCTCCCAAAGGAGGCGGGCCAGGGTAAGCCCCGCCACCCCGGCCCCCAGGACCACCAGCTCCGCTTCCCGCATCAAAAGCGGAACCCTTCCCCCTCCTTCCGGCAAAGCCCCCGGGCGGCCAGGCCCTCCAAGAGCGCCTGGGCCTCCCCTTCCCCCATGTAAGGGGAGAGGTCTTCCGGGCGCAAGAAGCCGCCCCGCCGCCAGGCCTCCTTCATGGCAAGCCGCTCTAAAGCCGCTGGGGAAGGCCCTTGGGAAAGCACCCGCCCCTGCCAGCGGGCCACGCCCAGGTAGCCCAAAAAGGCCGCCCCCAAGGCCAAGACAAGGCCAAAAGCGGAAAACCCTAAGCCCGCCCACAGGAGGAGGAAAAGGGCCAAGGCGGCGCTTAGGGGAAGGACCCGGGCCACGCCGCCTCCTTAGGCCACCGGCAGGGGAATGGGCGCGGGCTCCCTGGCCCCCACCACCTCGCCGAAGAGGAGGTGGGGCGTGGCCTGCTTGACCTCCACCTGGTAAAGGCCCGGGGTGGGAGCTTGGGCGGCGGGGATGAGGACCGGATGGTTCCCCCGGTCGTGCCCCTGGGCAAAGCCCTCCTCCTTGGCCTGGCCCCGCACCAGGACCTCCACGGTCTTCCCCACCCACTCCAGGTTGCGGCGGTAGCTCCACTCCTTCTGCTTCTCAATGAGGCGCATCAGCCTTTCCACCTTCACCTCCCGGGGCAGGTCCTGGAAGTGCTTGTAGGCGGGGGTACCGGGGCGGGGGGAGTAGATGAACATGTAGGCCTGGTCATAGCCCACCTCATCGTAGAGGGAGAGGGTTTCCTGGAAGTCTTCCTCCGTTTCCCCGGGGAAGCCCACGATGATGTCGGTGGAGAGAACTGCATCGGGCAACAGCTCCCGGATGCGCCGGATCCTTTCCAGATAGTGGGCCCGGCGGTACTCCCGGGCCATGCGCCTAAGCACCCGGTCCGAGCCTGACTGCACGGGGAGGTGGATGTAGCGGCAGATGGCGGGGGTTTCGGCGATGGCCTCGAGGATGTCGTCGGTGAAGTTCACCGGGTGGCTCGTGAGGAACCGCACCCTGGGGATGCCCATCTGCCCCACCATCCGCAAAAGCTCGGCGAAGCTCGGGTAGCCCGGCTGGTCCTTGCCGTAGGAGTTCACGTTCTGGCCGAGAAGGGTAACCTCCACCACCCCCGCCTTCTTCAGAAGCTCAATCTCCTTCAGGATGAGGTCGGGGTGGCGGGAGACCTCGGGACCCCTGGTGGTGGGGACGATACAGTAGGTGCAGTGGTGGTTGCACCCCCGGATGATGGTCACGTGGGCGGAAAGGGCCCCCTTGGGGGGTGGGGGAATGTAGTCCAGGAGGTCGTCCCGGAAGGTGAGGTCAAAGAAGCGCTCGTTTTGCTTCAGGGCCTCGGGCAAGGAGGTGAGGGCCCCCGGGCCCAAGAGGATGTCCACGCCGAACTTCTTGGCCATCTGCTGGCCCTCGTCCAGCTGGGCCAGACAGCCCATCATGCCCACGAGAAGGCCCCGCCTCTCCTTCTCCTTGCGAAGCTGGCCCAAAAGGGAGCGCACCTTCTCCACCGGCTTGCCCCGCACGGCGCAGGTGTTCACCAGGACGAAGTCCGCCTCCTCCACCGAGTCCACCAGCTCCCACCCCAGGCTCACCAACTCGCTCGCCACCAGGTGGGAATCGTACTCGTTCATCTGGCAACCGTAGGTAATGATGTGCGCGCGCATACGCCTCCTAGGGCTACCGGGGGGATCCCGGACCCTGCGCTATCTAGTGTAGCAAGCCCTTACCAAGTGCCTCCCCTTAGCCTTTCAGGCCAGTCCTCTCCAAAAGCCCGCAGCACTCCCACCACCGCCTCCCGTAACGTCTGAAACGCTCATAGCACCGCCGCGGCATCCCATGCCCCTTCACCACCGCCACACCCCCTCCACGGGATGGCGGTACGGACCGGATGCTGGCAGGCACCCCACTTCCCTTCGGCACCCAGCGCACCCTAGTAGCGGGCCCAGGGCAAAGCAACCCTCGTCTAGATAGGCCACCCTTATACCTCCACAGATTGAGACCCTTTCCCTCTTCCTCCAACACGCCTCCACCACCTCGGGGGTAGGCCTCTCCAGGAGGTCTCCCCAAAGCCGGATCTTCTCCCGCGCCTTGGCGTCTTGGGAAAGGCGCAGGAGCGCTTGGTTTTAAGGCGAGTCCTAAGGAGCGCCGAGGTTGGAATGATAGGGCATGGGGACTTAGCGCTGACCTCTAGAGGAGAACCGGGTCCTAGGGCCGAAGAAGATGCAGGCCCGAGGCGAGAAGGCGCTGCCGCAGGGGTCTTGTGTCCAAGGCTCCCACCTGCAGGAGAAGCCTGAACCCGAGCCTCCCCGCTTCCGGATAGACGTGAAGACCCACCAGGGGAGTACGGGTGGCCCGCAAAGCCTGGAGAACGGTCACAATCCCTTCCAGGTCGGGCACCAGGAGCTCTAACCGGCTTGCCGGTGCTTGCGGACGGAGGAGGGCCAGAAGACCCCGCAGGAGGTCGTAGGCGGTAACCATACCCAGAAGACGCCCCTCCTCCACCACCGGCATGCCCCCGATGCGAACGCTCTCCATGCGCAAGGCCACCTCCTCCGGGGGCTCGTCCGGATGGGCCACGGGAACGGTCTGGAGAAAGCGAGCCAACGGAGCTTTCAGGTCCGCCCGATGGTGCATGGGAGCCCAAGGAGCCAGGAGCAAGCGGAGCTGGCGCTCCCCCAAAAGCCCCAAATAGCGCTGCCCCTCCACCACGGGTAGGTAGCGCACCCCCGTCTGCGCCATCAGGCGGTGGGCCTCCTCTAGGGACATCTGGGGCCCAGCCACCACCAGCTCGGTCCGCATGAGATCCTTGAGTAGTGGAGCGCCCATGGGTCCCCAACTCATAGCTTGATGATGGGATAGCATTGACCATATGTCAAGTTAACCTATTACACTAGGCTTTTACTGCCGAGTTTTATAGCCCATCCATGGGCAGAATGTGCCTTTTCTGCACACAAGAATAGCCACGGAAGGCCATCAAGCCTTCCGTGGGGTTACGCCGGGCCTAATGGGTTATCACCCGGCGCAAAGCTGCGAGAACCCTTTTCGCGTTGGGGCGGTAGAGGTGCTCAATGGCGCTAAAGGGCGGGTAGGGGGCGTCGTACCCCGCCACCCGCACCACGGGGGCCTCCAGGTAGTCTATGGCCCCCTCGGCGATGCGGGCGGCGATCTCCGCCCCGAAGCCCCCGGTGCGCATGGCCTCGTAGACCACGATGGCCCTGCCCGTTTCCTTCACGGCGGAAAGGAGGGTGTCCTCGTCCAGGGGCACCAGGGTTTCCAGGTCCACCACCATGACCTCCACCCCTTCCCTCTTCGCCACCTCCGCCGCCTCCAGCATCACCTCCACCATACCCCCGTAGCCGATGAGGGTGGCCGCCTTTCCTTCCCTCAGGATGCGGGCCTTGCCCAGGGGAAGGGTGTAGTAGCCCTCGGGCACCTCGGCCTTCGCGCCCCGGTAGAGCTTGATGGCCTCCAGGAAAAACACGGGGTCCGGGTCCTCAATGGCGGCGAGGAGAAGCCCCTTGGCCCTTTCGGGACTCGAGGGGATGACCACCTTCACCCCCGGCGTGTGGCAAAGGATGGCCTCCGGGGAGTCGGCGTGCTGTTCGGGGGTGTGCACGCCCCCGCCATAGGGAGCCCGCACCACCACGGGCAACCCCACCCGGCCCCGGCTGCGGTGCCGCCAACGCCCCAGGTGGGAGAGGATCTGGTCCAAGGCGGGGTAAAGGAAGCCGGCGAACTGGATCTCCGCCACGGGGCGCATGCCGCCCATGGCCAGGCCGATGGCCAGGCCCAGGATGCCGCTTTCCGCCAAGGGGGTGTCAAAGACCCGGTTCTCTCCGTACTTTCCTTGCAAGCCCTCCGTGACCCGGAACACCCCCCCAAGCCGCCCCACGTCCTCCCCAAAGACCAGGACCCGCTCGTCCCGGGCGAGGGCCAGGTCCAGGGCCTCGTTGATGGCCTGGACCATGTTGAGGACGCGCGCCTTTTCCTTCACCATACCTCCTCCACGTGCAGGCCTTGGCGCAAGGCCTCCCAGGCCCGTTTTTGGTCAGGCCCCATCTCGGCATAAACGTGTTCCACGATCTCCTCGGGCCGGGGCTCGGAGACGCTATCCGCCAGGGCGAGCTCCCTCTGGAACTCCTCCTCCAACGCCTGGAAAAGCGCCTCCTCTTTCCCCTCGTCCCATAGCCCCCTTTCCTCCAAGGCCCTCCGCAGGCGCAAAACAGGGTCTTTCTGCCGCCAAGCCTCTTCCTCCTCCTTGGAGCGGTAGCGGGAGGGGTCGTCGGAGGTGGTGTGGGGGGCGAGGCGGTAGGTGAGGGCCTCGAGGAGGGTGGGCCCCTCTCCTCGCCTCGCCCTCTCCACCGCCTTCTTGGCCTCCAGGTAGACGGCGATGGCGTCGTTCCCGTCCACCACCACCCCGGGCATGCCGTAGCCTTCGGCCCTTTGGGCGATGTACTCCACCCGCATCTGCCGGCTTTTGGGGACGCTGATGGCGTAGCCGTTGTTCTGCACCAGGAAGACCACCGGGGCCTGGAAGACGGCGGCGAAGTTGAGCCCCTCGTGGAAGTCCCCCTCGCTCGTCCCCCCGTCCCCGATGCTGGTGGCCACCACCCAGCCCTCCCCCCGGTAACGGCCCGCCAGGGCGAGCCCCACCGCCTGGGGGATCTGGGTGGCGATGGGGATATAGGGGTTCACCGCCCGCACCCCCTCGGGGAAGCGCCAGCCGGCGGGGTGGGCCCGCCAGTAGAGGATGAGGGTGTGGATGGGAAGCCCCCGGGTGAGGAGCAGGGCGCTTTCCCGGTAGCTCGGCACCACCCAGTCCCCCTCCCCCAGGGCCAGGCCCACCCCCACCTGGGCCGCCTCCTGCCCCATGAAGGGGGCGTAAACCCCAAGCCGCCCCTGCCGTTGCAGGGTCAGGGCCTTCTCGTCAAAGAACCGGGCCCGCCGCATGGCCCGGTAGAGGGCGAGGGCTTCCTCGGCCCCCAAGGGGAACTCCCCCTTTTCCAGGTACTGGACCACTTTAGGCTTCACGGGGGGAGTTTACCACACGCCCAAGCCGCTCCAGCGCCAGGGCAAGCTCCTCCTCGCTCTTGCAGAAGGCGAAGCGGAAGAGGTCCTGAGGGGCATTTTCCCGGTAAAAGGCGGAAGCGGGGATGAGGGCCACCTTCGCCTCCCGCACGAGCCAAAAAGCGTCCAAGCCCGGAAGCTCGGCCATGAGGAAGTAGGTCCCCTGGGGGAGGAAAACCCTAAGCCCCAAGGACCTCAGGCCCTCCACCAAGAGGTCCCGCCGCTTCCTGTAGCTTTCCCGCAAGGCCTCGTAGTACCCTTCCCGCCGCGCCACCCTCAAGGCCTCCGCCACCCCCGCCTGCAAGGGGGTGGGGGCGGAAAAGCTCGTCCACTGGCGCATCCCCGCCAGGGTGGGCATAAACTCGGGCGGGCCCACGATCCAGCCCACCCGGTAGCCCGTGGCCTCGAGGCGCTTCCCGGCGCTCCCCACGGTGAAGGTGCGCTCGGGGGCGAAGTCCCTGAGGCGCTTAGGCCGCTCCCCGAAGTAAAGCTCATCGTAGACCTCGTCGGAGATGAGGAAGAGGCCGTGCCTCCGGGCGAGCTCGGCCACCGCCTTGAGCTCGCCCTCGCCGAAGACCAGGCCCGTGGGGTTCATGGGGGCGTTGAGGAGGAGGGCCCGGGTCCTCGGGGTAATGGCCCTTTCCAGGGCGGCGAGGTCCAAGCGGAAGCCCTCTGGGGTCAGGTCCAGGCGCACGAGCCGCGCCTCCGCCCCCGCCAGGAAGGCGTCGGGCAAGTAGACGTCAAAAAAAGGCTCTAGGACCACCACCTCCTCCCCCGGCCCCGCCAGGCTTTGGAGGAGGACGTAGAGGGCCTCCGTGGCCCCCGAGGTCACCACCACGCCCTCGGGCGCCACGCCGAACTCCTCCGCCAAGGCCTCCCGCAAAAGGGGAAGGCCCGCTGGGGGGGCGTACTGGTCGTACCGCCCCAAGGCCCGCCCCACCGCCTCCAGGAGGAAGGGGGGCGGGGGGTTGGAGGGGAAGCCCTGCCCCAGGTTCACCGCCCCGAGCTCCCTCGCCAGGGCGCTCATCTTGGGGAAAATGCTCTCCTTCGCCGCCTGGGTCCGGGGGTGGAGCCGCATAAATATGAGTTTAGCCCGCCATGCGCAGGAGGGCGAGGAAGCTCTCCAACTCCAGGCTCGCCCCGCCCACCAAACCCCCGTCCACGTTGGGCATGGAGAGGAGCTGGGCGAAGTTCGTGGGGTTCACGCTTCCCCCGTAGAGGATGCGCACCCGCCCCGCAAAGCCCTCCCCGTACCGCTCCGCCAGGGCTTGGCGGATGGCCCGGTGCATGGCCTCGGCGTCCTCCGGGGTGGCGTTCCTCCCGGTGCCGATGGCCCAGACGGGCTCGTAGGCGATGACGAGGGCGTCCGGGGAAGGGGGCTCCACCCCCTCCAGGCTTCCTTGGAGTTGGGCCAAGGTGTAGGGCACCGCCTCCCCCCTTTCCCGCACCTCCAAAGGCTCCCCCACGCAGAGGATGGGGGTGATACCTTCCTCCAGAAGCCGCTTGGCCTTCTCCGCCACCAGGCGGTCCGTCTCCCCGTGGTAGCGCCGCCTTTCCGAGTGGCCCACGATGGCGTAGCGGCACCCGAGGTCGGCGAGCATCCGGGCCGAAACCTCCCCCGTGTAGGCCCCTTCCCGGTGGGCGGAGACGTCCTGGGCCCCGTAGGCCACCTGGCTCCCCGAGAAAACCTCCTTGGCGGCGGGGAGCATGGGGTAGGCGGGAAGGAGGGCCACCTCCGATTGCAAGGGGGGAAGGAGCCTTTTGAGCTCGGCGAACCAAACCCGGGCTTCCGAAGGGACTTTATGCATCTTCCAGTTGCCCGCCACCAGTACCCGGCGCATGGGGCCATCATAACGAAAACCCCGCCCCCCTCGAGGGGGGCGGGAAGGAAGGGGGCCTACTCCAGGACCTCAATCCCGGGGAGCGTGCCCTTTTCCAAGAACTCCAGGCTGGCCCCGCCCCCGGTGGAAACGTGGCTAAAGCGCTCTTTCAGGCCCAGGCGGTTCACCGCCGCCACGGAGTCGCCCCCGCCCACCACGGTGAAGGCGCCCTCGAGGGCGGCCACGGCCCGGCCCACGCCCAAGGTCCCCTGGTCAAAGGGGGGCACCTCAAAGACCCCCATGGGCCCATTCCAGAACACTGTCTTGGCCCCCTTGAGGGCCTCGGCGAAGGCCTCCTGGGTCTTGGGGCCGATGTCCAAGCCCATGTAGGGCACGGGGATGGCGTCCGCCGGAAAGACCCGGGTTTCCACCCCCGTGGCGATCTCCGTGGCCGCCACCACGTCCTGGGGAAGGTAAACCCGGACGCCCAGGCCCTCCGCCCGCTTGAGGAGGTCGCGGGCCAGGTCCAGGCGGTCCTCCTCCACCAGGCTCTTCCCCACCTCACCCCCCAAGGCCTTGAGGAAGGTGAAGGCCATGGCACCGCCGATGAGAAGCCGGTCAATGCGGGGCAGAAGGCTCTCAATGACCCCGATCTTGTCGGAAACCTTGGCCCCGCCCAGGACCACGGCGTAGGGCCGCTCGGGCTCGTGGAGGAGGCGGGAGAGGGCCCGCACCTCCTTCTCCATGAGGAAGCCGGCGTAGGCGGGGAGAAGCCGCGCCACCCCCACCACGCTGGCGTGGGCCCGGTGGGCGCTCCCGAAGGCGTCCAGGACGAAGGCGTCGCCAAGCCGGGCGTAGCGGGCGGCGAGCTCGGGGTCATTCTTCTCCTCCCCCGGCTCAAAGCGGACGTTTTCCAAAAGCGCCACCTCCCCTGCCCCCAAGGCCCGCACCGCCTGGTAGGCCTCCTCCGAGCCCGGGCTGTGGGGCACGAAGCGGACCCCCGGGAGGTGGCGGGCCAAGGCCTCGGCCACGGGGGCGAGGGAGTACTTGGGGTCGGGCCCCTTGGGCCGGCCCAGGTGGGAGAGGAGGACCAAAGAGGCCCCCCCTTCCAGGAGGTGGCGCAGGGTGGGGAGGCTCTCTTGGATGCGGGTTTCGTCCTGGACCACCCCGTTTTGGATGGGGACGTTGTAGTCCACCCGCACCAAGACCCGCTTCCCCTTGGGGTCCAACTGGCGCAGGGTGCGCATCTAGACCCCCTTCTTCA
It includes:
- a CDS encoding alpha-ketoacid dehydrogenase subunit beta, whose protein sequence is MVKEKARVLNMVQAINEALDLALARDERVLVFGEDVGRLGGVFRVTEGLQGKYGENRVFDTPLAESGILGLAIGLAMGGMRPVAEIQFAGFLYPALDQILSHLGRWRHRSRGRVGLPVVVRAPYGGGVHTPEQHADSPEAILCHTPGVKVVIPSSPERAKGLLLAAIEDPDPVFFLEAIKLYRGAKAEVPEGYYTLPLGKARILREGKAATLIGYGGMVEVMLEAAEVAKREGVEVMVVDLETLVPLDEDTLLSAVKETGRAIVVYEAMRTGGFGAEIAARIAEGAIDYLEAPVVRVAGYDAPYPPFSAIEHLYRPNAKRVLAALRRVITH
- a CDS encoding phosphoglycerate kinase; this translates as MRTLRQLDPKGKRVLVRVDYNVPIQNGVVQDETRIQESLPTLRHLLEGGASLVLLSHLGRPKGPDPKYSLAPVAEALARHLPGVRFVPHSPGSEEAYQAVRALGAGEVALLENVRFEPGEEKNDPELAARYARLGDAFVLDAFGSAHRAHASVVGVARLLPAYAGFLMEKEVRALSRLLHEPERPYAVVLGGAKVSDKIGVIESLLPRIDRLLIGGAMAFTFLKALGGEVGKSLVEEDRLDLARDLLKRAEGLGVRVYLPQDVVAATEIATGVETRVFPADAIPVPYMGLDIGPKTQEAFAEALKGAKTVFWNGPMGVFEVPPFDQGTLGVGRAVAALEGAFTVVGGGDSVAAVNRLGLKERFSHVSTGGGASLEFLEKGTLPGIEVLE
- the tpiA gene encoding triose-phosphate isomerase translates to MRRVLVAGNWKMHKVPSEARVWFAELKRLLPPLQSEVALLPAYPMLPAAKEVFSGSQVAYGAQDVSAHREGAYTGEVSARMLADLGCRYAIVGHSERRRYHGETDRLVAEKAKRLLEEGITPILCVGEPLEVRERGEAVPYTLAQLQGSLEGVEPPSPDALVIAYEPVWAIGTGRNATPEDAEAMHRAIRQALAERYGEGFAGRVRILYGGSVNPTNFAQLLSMPNVDGGLVGGASLELESFLALLRMAG
- the pdhA gene encoding pyruvate dehydrogenase (acetyl-transferring) E1 component subunit alpha; protein product: MKPKVVQYLEKGEFPLGAEEALALYRAMRRARFFDEKALTLQRQGRLGVYAPFMGQEAAQVGVGLALGEGDWVVPSYRESALLLTRGLPIHTLILYWRAHPAGWRFPEGVRAVNPYIPIATQIPQAVGLALAGRYRGEGWVVATSIGDGGTSEGDFHEGLNFAAVFQAPVVFLVQNNGYAISVPKSRQMRVEYIAQRAEGYGMPGVVVDGNDAIAVYLEAKKAVERARRGEGPTLLEALTYRLAPHTTSDDPSRYRSKEEEEAWRQKDPVLRLRRALEERGLWDEGKEEALFQALEEEFQRELALADSVSEPRPEEIVEHVYAEMGPDQKRAWEALRQGLHVEEVW
- a CDS encoding CBS domain-containing protein, translating into MRTELVVAGPQMSLEEAHRLMAQTGVRYLPVVEGQRYLGLLGERQLRLLLAPWAPMHHRADLKAPLARFLQTVPVAHPDEPPEEVALRMESVRIGGMPVVEEGRLLGMVTAYDLLRGLLALLRPQAPASRLELLVPDLEGIVTVLQALRATRTPLVGLHVYPEAGRLGFRLLLQVGALDTRPLRQRLLASGLHLLRP
- a CDS encoding FAD-dependent oxidoreductase, whose product is MMREAELVVLGAGVAGLTLARLLWEAGRSVLVVAEALGEASRPPVALVNPLRGRRFTLAEEGERALEAALAFYGRFAPLHLGVYRPVPEKDRDRVAERLGGLRHRWEGGGVVLEEAFWLEPRPLLERLAQGVPLLKGRVLAWEPPYLRLEGGEKVRGEILVYAGGGRGAHLLGLLGRHIPGLVLTLLDYFPRALSYRVYLAGSALGGSYLPEGEGPDPPPPTEGEVAWLLEGAEALVGYRPQVASAWRGVRFRLSGPGEGLPYLFPVEGGYALTGFGSTGFLYAPLLAKGLAARL
- the miaB gene encoding tRNA (N6-isopentenyl adenosine(37)-C2)-methylthiotransferase MiaB translates to MRAHIITYGCQMNEYDSHLVASELVSLGWELVDSVEEADFVLVNTCAVRGKPVEKVRSLLGQLRKEKERRGLLVGMMGCLAQLDEGQQMAKKFGVDILLGPGALTSLPEALKQNERFFDLTFRDDLLDYIPPPPKGALSAHVTIIRGCNHHCTYCIVPTTRGPEVSRHPDLILKEIELLKKAGVVEVTLLGQNVNSYGKDQPGYPSFAELLRMVGQMGIPRVRFLTSHPVNFTDDILEAIAETPAICRYIHLPVQSGSDRVLRRMAREYRRAHYLERIRRIRELLPDAVLSTDIIVGFPGETEEDFQETLSLYDEVGYDQAYMFIYSPRPGTPAYKHFQDLPREVKVERLMRLIEKQKEWSYRRNLEWVGKTVEVLVRGQAKEEGFAQGHDRGNHPVLIPAAQAPTPGLYQVEVKQATPHLLFGEVVGAREPAPIPLPVA
- a CDS encoding pyridoxal phosphate-dependent aminotransferase, translated to MRLHPRTQAAKESIFPKMSALARELGAVNLGQGFPSNPPPPFLLEAVGRALGRYDQYAPPAGLPLLREALAEEFGVAPEGVVVTSGATEALYVLLQSLAGPGEEVVVLEPFFDVYLPDAFLAGAEARLVRLDLTPEGFRLDLAALERAITPRTRALLLNAPMNPTGLVFGEGELKAVAELARRHGLFLISDEVYDELYFGERPKRLRDFAPERTFTVGSAGKRLEATGYRVGWIVGPPEFMPTLAGMRQWTSFSAPTPLQAGVAEALRVARREGYYEALRESYRKRRDLLVEGLRSLGLRVFLPQGTYFLMAELPGLDAFWLVREAKVALIPASAFYRENAPQDLFRFAFCKSEEELALALERLGRVVNSPREA